One region of Emys orbicularis isolate rEmyOrb1 chromosome 4, rEmyOrb1.hap1, whole genome shotgun sequence genomic DNA includes:
- the LOC135877191 gene encoding interferon-induced transmembrane protein 1-like has translation MDHSVSIDLQPRDGGKVGQDGSAPPYSTYSYISTTQGFPVQPPPRDFVLWSLFNTVFCNVCCLGFLALVFSFKARDRKVLGDTDGAGSYGKTAKCLNITVLVLSLLTVVLIIVLVTTGVAAVSDAIQKENQNRNNYGINYGN, from the exons ATGGATCACAGCGTGAGCATCGACCTGCAGCCCCGCGATGGTGGCAAGGTGGGGCAGGACGGCTCGGCTCCCCCGTACTCCACCTACTCCTACATCAGCACCACGCAGGGCTTCCCCGTGCAGCCGCCGCCTCGCGACTTCGTGCTCTGGTCCCTCTTCAACACCGTCTTCTGCAACGTCTGCTGCCTCGGCTTCTTGGCTCTGGTCTTCTCCTTCAAG gccAGAGATCGTAAAGTCCTGGGTGACACCGATGGAGCAGGAAGCTATGGCAAGACTGCCAAGTGCCTGAACATCACAGTCCTGGTACTGAGCCTCTTGACAGTGGTTCTGATCATCGTCCTCGTGACAACAGGAGTTGCGGCTGTCTCAGATGCAATTCAAAAGGAGAACCAAAACAGGAACAACTACGGCATTAACTACGGCAACTAA